The Acidobacteriota bacterium DNA window CCGGCGGAGTGGCCCTGTACCTCGAAGTGCTGACTGATAACAGGAATCGAGTAGTGGCCGACATCAGGCATATCCTTTCCAAGTATGGCGGCAACCTCGGGGCGAACGGCTGTGTGGCCTGGATGTTCGACAAGAAGGGCGTCGTTACCGTGGATTTGGACGCTGCCGATGAAGACAGCCTGATGGAGATTGTCGTGGACGAGGGAGCCGAGGACATAAAAACGGATTCCGGGGCGTATGAGGTCTACATGGACCCGGGCGTGCTGGATAATGTCCGGTCCGCCATCGAGGGAAAGGGCATCACGATCGCCTCGGCCGAGGTGACGATGGTGCCGCAGAGCACGACGAAGCTGGAGACGGAATCCGAAGCCGGTTCGATGCTCAAGATGCTGGAGCTGCTCGAGGAACACGATGACAT harbors:
- a CDS encoding YebC/PmpR family DNA-binding transcriptional regulator encodes the protein MSGHSKWSTIKRKKGKADQERGRIFTRLIKEIIVAAREGGGDPESNTRLRSAVAAAKAANMPQDNIKRGILKGTGQLPGVSYESATYEGYGPGGVALYLEVLTDNRNRVVADIRHILSKYGGNLGANGCVAWMFDKKGVVTVDLDAADEDSLMEIVVDEGAEDIKTDSGAYEVYMDPGVLDNVRSAIEGKGITIASAEVTMVPQSTTKLETESEAGSMLKMLELLEEHDDIQKVYSNFDIDQELLEKLAG